In Pueribacillus theae, the following proteins share a genomic window:
- a CDS encoding thiamine pyrophosphate-binding protein: MKKRMKASDAIVEVMKRENVSHVFCVPGESYLPLMDSIYEAKTIKMISARHEGGAAFMAEAYGKATRKPGIAMATRGVGGSNLAIGIHTAFQDSTPMVVLLGQVHSKFRGREGFQEVDLDQFFGHIAKWTVEIKDAERVPEFIQRAFRVAQTGRPGPVVVSLPEDVLVEEATMNFGPPIQIPAPRPSAKEVVNVAELLGEAERPLILAGGGVIASHGEQLLVELAEKYQIPVMASFRRHDVFPNDNKLYAGHAGLGTFPAILETMKHADFILAIGTRLSEVTTQDYRIFNHNPKLVHIDISYETLGKVYSPDIGIVADAKEALEVLLEMQVNKRWNGWAAERRIAYEQSLKVKANENGKWVDNQRIIQTLQERLPVDAIITNDAGNFAGWLHRFYSFRKPKTYIGPTSGAMGYGLPAAIGAKIANPDKTVVSLSGDGGFMMTVQELETAVRYNIPVISLVFNNSSYGTIRMHQEMHYPERVIGTELNDVDFAKLSESLGAKGFKVKSNEDFEKALNEALETNKPAVIEILTNPEQLSVAETVQSIREKSSAK, encoded by the coding sequence ATGAAAAAAAGAATGAAAGCTTCTGATGCGATTGTGGAAGTGATGAAACGCGAAAATGTTTCACACGTGTTTTGTGTTCCTGGCGAGAGCTATCTGCCATTAATGGACAGCATCTATGAGGCAAAGACAATTAAAATGATCTCAGCACGCCACGAAGGCGGAGCTGCTTTTATGGCGGAAGCGTACGGGAAGGCGACAAGAAAGCCCGGAATTGCGATGGCAACGAGAGGTGTCGGTGGATCGAATTTAGCAATCGGCATCCATACTGCATTTCAAGATTCTACGCCAATGGTCGTTTTACTAGGCCAGGTGCATAGCAAGTTTCGGGGGCGTGAAGGGTTTCAAGAGGTAGACTTGGACCAGTTTTTTGGACATATCGCGAAATGGACGGTAGAAATTAAGGATGCTGAACGGGTTCCCGAATTCATTCAGCGTGCCTTCAGAGTTGCACAAACTGGAAGGCCTGGCCCTGTTGTCGTATCGCTCCCAGAAGACGTTCTCGTCGAAGAGGCAACGATGAATTTTGGGCCTCCTATTCAAATTCCAGCTCCAAGACCGAGTGCGAAAGAAGTAGTAAACGTTGCTGAATTGCTAGGTGAAGCAGAACGGCCACTTATTCTAGCTGGCGGAGGAGTGATTGCATCCCACGGTGAACAGTTGCTTGTTGAATTGGCTGAAAAGTATCAAATCCCGGTTATGGCTTCTTTTCGCCGCCATGATGTTTTTCCAAATGACAACAAGTTATATGCAGGGCATGCCGGTTTAGGAACCTTCCCGGCAATTTTGGAAACGATGAAACATGCGGATTTCATTCTTGCGATTGGTACGCGTTTATCTGAAGTAACAACTCAGGACTATCGCATCTTTAACCACAATCCGAAACTTGTTCACATTGATATTTCCTATGAAACGCTAGGAAAAGTGTACTCACCAGACATTGGAATTGTGGCAGACGCGAAAGAAGCGTTGGAAGTTTTATTGGAAATGCAAGTAAACAAGAGATGGAATGGATGGGCAGCAGAAAGAAGAATAGCATATGAACAGTCATTGAAGGTAAAAGCAAATGAAAATGGAAAATGGGTTGATAATCAGCGAATTATTCAAACCTTGCAGGAACGACTCCCAGTAGATGCTATCATAACAAATGATGCAGGGAATTTCGCCGGATGGCTGCATCGCTTCTATTCCTTCCGAAAACCAAAAACGTATATTGGCCCGACTTCAGGAGCGATGGGGTATGGGCTCCCTGCAGCAATTGGTGCCAAAATAGCAAACCCCGATAAGACTGTCGTCTCCCTCTCAGGCGATGGCGGATTTATGATGACTGTCCAAGAATTAGAGACAGCAGTTCGGTACAACATTCCGGTCATTTCCCTTGTTTTTAATAACAGTTCATACGGAACCATTCGAATGCACCAAGAAATGCACTATCCAGAACGAGTGATTGGAACAGAGTTAAATGATGTTGACTTTGCGAAGTTAAGTGAATCACTAGGTGCGAAGGGGTTTAAAGTGAAATCAAACGAAGACTTTGAAAAGGCGCTAAATGAAGCGTTGGAAACAAACAAGCCGGCAGTAATCGAAATTTTGACAAATCCGGAGCAGCTTTCAGTAGCTGAAACCGTACAATCCATTCGGGAAAAATCATCAGCGAAATAG
- a CDS encoding DUF1186 domain-containing protein produces the protein MEDLLGSIRYNDGKFPRKQLQQIIEGRDEAIPLLLEIVEEVKANPEEFVNSSSRIDHIYALYLLAQFRVKQLYPLFIEILRLPGETLHYILSDTLTEAAHRILASTYNGNIDLLKGLIENDEIDEYARGAALRSLAALVLNNQLQRDEIIAYFKELLTGKLQHLNYHVNANIVSCCDDLYPLEVYSEIKQLYEKGEVAEYIISLQDVEETLKMSQEDVLKRNKQDVHLQFIDDTIKELHWWACFEQPKSRRNPNLLKNFPRSKKTNPAVKVEKVGRNDPCPCGSGLKYKKCCGKG, from the coding sequence ATGGAAGATTTGCTAGGTTCAATTCGCTACAACGACGGTAAATTTCCTCGTAAACAACTTCAGCAAATTATTGAGGGTAGAGACGAAGCAATCCCTTTACTTCTAGAGATTGTCGAAGAGGTTAAAGCAAATCCCGAAGAATTCGTTAACAGTAGTTCTCGAATTGATCATATTTATGCTTTATATTTGCTCGCTCAATTCAGGGTTAAGCAACTTTATCCATTGTTTATAGAAATTTTGAGGTTACCAGGCGAAACGCTTCATTATATTTTGTCAGATACGTTAACTGAAGCGGCACATCGCATCTTGGCTTCAACTTACAATGGCAACATCGACTTGTTGAAGGGTTTAATCGAAAATGATGAAATCGATGAATACGCACGAGGCGCAGCTTTAAGAAGTCTTGCCGCGCTTGTACTAAACAATCAATTGCAAAGAGATGAAATCATTGCATACTTTAAAGAACTGTTAACCGGCAAGCTTCAACATTTAAATTATCATGTGAATGCAAATATTGTTAGTTGTTGTGACGATTTATATCCTCTTGAAGTTTATAGTGAAATCAAACAATTATACGAAAAGGGAGAAGTGGCTGAATATATCATAAGTCTTCAAGATGTTGAGGAGACTTTGAAGATGTCTCAAGAGGATGTATTAAAAAGAAACAAACAGGATGTACATCTACAATTCATTGATGACACGATCAAGGAACTGCATTGGTGGGCTTGTTTTGAGCAACCAAAATCACGGCGAAACCCAAATTTACTGAAAAACTTTCCGCGAAGTAAAAAGACGAACCCCGCAGTAAAAGTTGAAAAAGTTGGCCGTAACGACCCTTGTCCTTGTGGCAGTGGTTTGAAATATAAAAAATGCTGTGGTAAGGGATGA